A genomic window from Alteromonas sp. V450 includes:
- a CDS encoding DoxX family protein — protein sequence MNKQFLKNIFTSNSSISSLVLRVPVGIILSAHGAQKLFAWFGGYGLEGTGQWMESIGLAPGFLMALLAGSAEFFGGLALILGLLTRPAALVSAFTMVVAIFSVHAANGLFMANNGYEFALALLAATTALAIQGGGKLSIDALISDTLFK from the coding sequence ATGAACAAGCAATTTCTGAAAAACATTTTTACTTCTAATAGCAGTATTTCTAGTTTGGTTTTACGTGTGCCTGTGGGCATTATTCTTAGTGCACACGGCGCACAAAAGCTTTTTGCGTGGTTTGGTGGTTATGGACTAGAAGGCACAGGTCAGTGGATGGAAAGCATTGGTTTAGCGCCAGGCTTTTTAATGGCATTGCTTGCGGGAAGTGCTGAATTTTTTGGTGGACTAGCACTTATTTTAGGTTTGCTTACTCGCCCAGCCGCGCTGGTGAGTGCATTTACTATGGTTGTTGCAATTTTTAGCGTACACGCCGCCAACGGTCTGTTTATGGCCAATAATGGTTATGAATTTGCGCTAGCGCTGCTTGCAGCAACAACGGCACTTGCTATCCAAGGTGGTGGTAAATTATCAATCGACGCTCTGATCAGTGACACGCTGTTTAAGTAA